Proteins encoded within one genomic window of Arachis ipaensis cultivar K30076 chromosome B08, Araip1.1, whole genome shotgun sequence:
- the LOC107610747 gene encoding dynein light chain-like, with product MEKEKKQEEKLVKKKKAIMHAHDNDNTVMRMASIAISLNARLKASDMPLHMQEHALHYTRSLITHGHHHHPSNKPTHTHLARELKKEFDSMYGPAWHCVIGTSFGSYVSHTGGAFFYFSIDSLSVLLFKTEVYLVTPPPPPPHTFCANLNKCDIYMHGYDSGLYR from the exons AtggagaaagaaaagaaacaagaagaaaagctggtgaagaagaagaaagctatTATGCACGCTCATGATAACGATAACACAGTGATGAGAATGGCTTCAATTGCTATAAGCTTGAACGCGAGGTTGAAAGCTTCTGACATGCCTCTTCACATGCAAGAACATGCTCTTCACTACACAAGATCACTTATCACCCATGGCCATCACCACCATCCTTCCAATAAGCCCACACACACACACTTAGCAAGAGAACTCAAAAAG GAGTTCGATTCGATGTACGGACCAGCGTGGCACTGTGTGATTGGGACGAGTTTCGGGTCTTATGTGAGTCACACTGGTGGCGCATTCTTCTACTTTTCCATTGACTCACTCTCCGTTCTTCTCTTTAAAACGGAGGTTTACTTGGTCACGCCGCCACCACCACCTCCTCATACCTTTTGTGCTAACCTTAATAAATGTGATATATATATGCATGGTTATGATTCTGGGTTATATAGATAA